Proteins encoded together in one Bacteroides ovatus window:
- a CDS encoding two-component regulator propeller domain-containing protein → MRRKTFLLLCIAFIALFIGISPLQAGHYYYKQISLKDGLPSTVRCILTDEQGFVWIGTRSGLGRYDGHELKKYVHQSNNPHSIPHNLIYQLIEDVQNNIWILTDKGVARYQRQSDDFLIPTDETGNNIIAYSVCLTDDGVLFGSKNKIFFYNYQDATFRLLQTFDLEPNYNVTLLSLWDKRTLLCCSRWQGLLLLDLNTGKCRRPPFDCGKEIMNVLIDSQKRIWVAPYNGGLNCLTHDGKLLATYTTHNSSLSNNVVLSLAEREGEIWIGTDGGGINILDPETGHFSLLEHVPGSDNYSLPANSILCLYNDYNNNIWAGSIRNGLISIREVSMKTYTDVPPGNDRGLSNNTVLSLFQESQDQIWVGTDGGGINNFNPLTEKFTHYPSTWEDKVASICQFTPGKLLISIFSQGVFIFNPATGEKQPFTIVDAETTALLCNRGKAVNLLRNTHHSILFLGEHIYIYDLNTRTFSTAIEQEEQDIIGALLPIGNYRNTTYLNDTKHIYELDNHTNRLKALYRCWKDTTINSVSRDEEGNFWIGNNYGLVHYNPATKIQTPIPTSLFSEITLIVCDQQGKVWIGADSMLFAWLIKEKKFVLFGESDGVIQNEYLSKPRLLSMQGDVYMGGVKGLLHINCKIPLTTSELPQLQLSDVIINGESVNNELTNRPTGISAPWNSNITIRIMSKEKDIFRQKVYRYQIEGLNDQQIESYNPELAIRSLPPGSYKIMASCTAKDGSWIPSQEVLELTILPPWYRTWWFILSCTVLTAAAIIETFRRTLKRKEEKLKWAMKEHEQQVYEEKVRFLINISHELRTPLTLIHAPLSRILKSLSAEDTQYLPIKAIYRQSQRMKNLINMVLDVRKMEVGESKLQIQPYALNQWIEHVSQDFVSEGEAKNVRIRYQLDPQVNTVSFDKDKCEIILSNLLINALKHSPQDAEITITSELLSEKNSVRISIIDRGNGLKQVNTQKLFTRFYQGTGEQSGTGIGLSYSRILVELHGGSIGARDNQEAGATFFFELPLRQQSEEIVCQPKAYLNELMNDDSKEQLPEENTFDTSPYSILVVDDNPDLTDFLKKSLGEYFKRVVIASDGVEALQLTRNHAPDIIVSDVMMPRMNGYELCKNIKEDITISHIPIILLTARDDKQSQLSGYKNGADAYLTKPFEIEMLMEIIRNRLKNRESIKKRYLNTGLVPAPEESTFSQADETFLLKLNKIIQEHLDSSNLDVTFICKEIGMSRASLYNKLKALTDMGANDYINKFRMEKAITLITSTDMSFTEIAEKVGFTTSRYFSTAFKQYTGETPTQYKEKRKQERKKE, encoded by the coding sequence ATGAGAAGAAAGACCTTTTTACTACTATGCATCGCATTTATCGCACTGTTTATCGGCATCTCCCCTCTTCAAGCCGGTCATTATTACTATAAGCAAATCTCACTAAAAGACGGACTGCCTTCTACCGTACGATGCATCTTAACGGATGAACAAGGTTTTGTATGGATTGGAACCCGCTCCGGACTGGGACGATATGACGGACATGAACTTAAAAAGTATGTCCATCAGTCAAACAACCCTCATTCCATTCCTCACAATTTAATCTACCAGCTGATAGAAGATGTACAAAACAATATATGGATTCTGACAGATAAGGGAGTGGCACGTTATCAGCGGCAAAGCGATGACTTTCTTATACCGACTGATGAAACAGGAAATAATATCATCGCCTATTCCGTCTGCCTGACTGATGATGGAGTGTTATTCGGTTCGAAAAATAAAATCTTTTTCTATAATTATCAGGATGCCACTTTCCGCCTCCTGCAAACGTTTGACCTAGAGCCCAATTATAATGTGACTCTGCTAAGTCTATGGGATAAACGAACATTACTTTGTTGTAGTCGCTGGCAAGGACTACTCCTGCTCGACCTGAATACCGGAAAATGCCGCCGTCCTCCTTTCGATTGCGGAAAGGAAATAATGAACGTACTCATAGACTCACAAAAAAGAATCTGGGTAGCCCCTTACAACGGAGGGCTGAACTGCCTGACACATGACGGTAAACTACTGGCTACATATACTACCCACAACTCTTCTCTAAGTAACAATGTTGTACTAAGTCTCGCCGAACGGGAAGGAGAAATCTGGATTGGAACAGACGGAGGAGGCATTAATATTCTCGACCCGGAAACCGGACATTTTTCTCTGCTGGAACATGTGCCCGGAAGTGACAACTATTCACTTCCCGCCAACTCTATCTTATGCCTATACAACGACTACAACAACAATATATGGGCAGGCAGCATCCGCAACGGACTAATCAGCATCCGGGAAGTTTCCATGAAAACATATACAGACGTACCACCCGGCAACGACCGGGGACTTAGCAACAATACCGTTCTAAGTCTTTTCCAGGAATCTCAAGATCAAATCTGGGTAGGTACGGACGGAGGAGGTATCAACAACTTTAATCCGCTCACAGAGAAATTTACTCATTACCCTTCCACCTGGGAAGACAAAGTTGCCTCTATCTGTCAGTTTACTCCCGGTAAATTATTAATTTCTATTTTCTCACAAGGAGTATTTATTTTCAATCCGGCAACTGGAGAAAAACAACCTTTCACCATTGTCGACGCTGAAACAACAGCACTCTTATGCAATCGAGGCAAGGCTGTAAATCTACTCCGGAACACTCATCACAGCATTCTGTTCCTTGGAGAACATATCTATATATATGATTTGAATACACGTACTTTCAGTACCGCTATAGAACAGGAAGAACAAGATATTATCGGTGCTCTCCTGCCAATCGGCAATTATAGGAACACCACTTATCTAAATGATACGAAGCACATATATGAACTGGACAACCATACAAACCGGCTGAAAGCCCTATACAGATGCTGGAAAGACACGACCATCAACTCCGTTTCAAGAGACGAAGAGGGAAACTTCTGGATTGGGAACAATTACGGATTGGTACACTACAATCCCGCCACCAAAATACAGACTCCGATCCCGACCTCTCTATTTAGTGAAATCACTTTGATCGTATGCGACCAGCAAGGAAAAGTATGGATAGGAGCTGACAGCATGCTTTTCGCTTGGCTTATCAAAGAAAAAAAGTTCGTTCTATTCGGCGAATCAGACGGCGTAATCCAGAACGAATATCTTTCCAAACCCCGCCTGTTAAGTATGCAGGGAGACGTCTATATGGGTGGAGTAAAAGGTTTACTGCACATTAACTGCAAAATACCATTAACAACTTCTGAACTTCCCCAACTCCAATTATCTGATGTCATCATCAATGGAGAATCCGTGAATAACGAATTAACCAATCGACCAACAGGGATCTCCGCTCCCTGGAACAGTAATATCACTATCCGGATCATGTCGAAAGAGAAGGACATTTTCCGACAGAAAGTGTACAGATACCAGATAGAAGGACTGAATGACCAGCAAATCGAATCGTACAATCCCGAACTGGCTATACGTTCACTTCCTCCGGGAAGTTATAAGATTATGGCTTCATGTACAGCTAAAGATGGCAGTTGGATTCCCAGTCAGGAAGTACTGGAACTAACCATTCTCCCTCCCTGGTATCGGACATGGTGGTTTATTCTTAGCTGTACCGTTCTTACTGCTGCCGCTATTATTGAAACTTTCCGAAGAACTCTAAAGCGTAAGGAAGAAAAACTGAAATGGGCAATGAAGGAACATGAACAACAGGTATATGAAGAAAAAGTACGTTTCCTTATTAATATCAGTCATGAGCTGCGCACACCTTTAACGCTCATACACGCACCGCTTAGCCGGATACTGAAATCGCTTTCTGCCGAAGATACACAATATTTACCTATAAAAGCAATCTATCGCCAGTCACAGCGAATGAAAAACCTTATTAATATGGTACTCGATGTACGCAAAATGGAGGTTGGGGAAAGTAAATTGCAGATACAGCCGTATGCTCTCAATCAATGGATTGAACATGTATCCCAAGATTTCGTCAGCGAAGGTGAAGCTAAAAACGTCCGTATCCGCTATCAGCTTGACCCACAGGTCAATACTGTAAGTTTCGATAAAGATAAGTGTGAGATTATTCTAAGCAATCTGCTTATCAATGCCTTGAAACACAGTCCACAAGATGCAGAAATAACAATTACATCGGAGTTGCTTTCCGAGAAAAATAGCGTACGTATCTCCATCATTGACCGGGGAAACGGATTGAAACAAGTAAATACACAAAAACTCTTCACCCGTTTCTATCAAGGTACAGGAGAGCAAAGCGGCACAGGTATCGGATTATCTTATTCCAGGATTCTGGTAGAACTACACGGAGGCTCCATCGGTGCACGGGATAATCAGGAAGCTGGTGCAACATTCTTCTTTGAACTACCCTTGAGACAACAATCGGAAGAGATCGTCTGTCAGCCGAAGGCATATCTGAACGAATTGATGAACGATGATAGCAAAGAACAGTTACCGGAGGAAAATACGTTCGATACGAGTCCTTACAGTATTCTAGTGGTGGATGACAATCCGGATTTGACGGATTTTCTGAAAAAGTCACTGGGAGAATATTTCAAACGGGTAGTGATTGCTTCCGATGGTGTGGAAGCCCTTCAACTGACCAGAAATCATGCTCCGGATATTATCGTCAGTGACGTGATGATGCCGAGAATGAATGGATATGAACTTTGCAAAAATATAAAGGAAGATATTACGATCAGTCACATTCCTATCATTCTGCTGACAGCAAGAGATGATAAACAAAGTCAGTTGAGTGGCTACAAGAACGGGGCGGACGCTTATCTGACTAAGCCCTTTGAGATAGAAATGCTAATGGAAATCATTCGCAACCGATTGAAAAACCGCGAATCTATCAAGAAAAGATATTTGAATACAGGATTAGTCCCTGCGCCGGAAGAGAGCACTTTCAGCCAAGCAGATGAAACATTTCTGCTGAAACTGAATAAAATTATTCAGGAACATCTGGATAGCAGCAATCTGGACGTCACTTTTATCTGCAAGGAGATAGGTATGAGCCGGGCTTCCCTTTACAATAAGCTAAAAGCTCTGACCGATATGGGAGCCAATGATTACATTAATAAATTCCGGATGGAGAAAGCGATCACATTAATCACCAGTACGGACATGTCGTTCACGGAAATTGCCGAGAAGGTCGGCTTCACTACTTCACGCTATTTCAGTACGGCTTTCAAACAATATACAGGAGAAACGCCAACTCAATATAAGGAGAAGAGAAAACAGGAACGGAAAAAAGAGTAA
- the fsa gene encoding fructose-6-phosphate aldolase, with translation MKFFIDTANLEQIQEAYDLGVLDGVTTNPSLMAKEGIKGTQNQREHYIKICKIVNGDVSAEVIATDYEGMIREGEELAALNPHIVVKVPCIADGIKAIKHFTEKGIRTNCTLVFSVGQALLAAKAGATYVSPFVGRLDDICEDGVGLVGDIVRMYRTYDYKTQVLAASIRNTKHIIECVEVGADVATCPLSAIKGLLNHPLTDSGLKKFLEDYKKVNG, from the coding sequence ATGAAATTTTTTATTGACACAGCTAATTTGGAGCAAATTCAGGAGGCTTATGACCTCGGAGTACTTGACGGAGTGACTACCAACCCTTCGCTGATGGCGAAAGAAGGTATCAAAGGAACGCAGAATCAGCGTGAACATTATATCAAGATATGTAAGATTGTCAACGGAGATGTCAGTGCCGAAGTGATAGCAACCGATTATGAAGGAATGATTCGTGAAGGTGAAGAACTTGCCGCGCTCAATCCGCATATTGTAGTAAAAGTCCCCTGTATTGCCGATGGCATTAAAGCGATCAAACATTTCACGGAAAAGGGAATCCGTACTAACTGTACATTAGTCTTTTCAGTAGGACAGGCATTACTGGCAGCTAAAGCCGGAGCTACCTATGTTTCGCCTTTTGTCGGTCGTCTGGACGATATTTGTGAAGATGGAGTAGGGCTTGTGGGAGATATTGTACGTATGTATCGTACCTATGATTACAAGACACAAGTGCTCGCTGCTTCTATCCGCAATACGAAACATATTATCGAATGTGTGGAAGTGGGAGCAGACGTTGCTACTTGTCCGTTGAGTGCTATCAAGGGTTTATTGAATCATCCGTTGACGGATTCGGGATTGAAGAAGTTTCTGGAAGACTATAAAAAAGTCAATGGTTAA
- a CDS encoding class I fructose-bisphosphate aldolase, with translation MSKVVELLRDKACYYLDHTCETIDKSLIHVPSPDTIDKIWIDSDRSIRVLNSLQTLLGHGRLANTGYVSILPVDQDIEHTAGASFAPNPIYFDPENIVKLAIEGGCNGVASTFGILGSVARKYAHKIPFIVKLNHNELLSYPNSFDQVLFGTVKEAWNMGAVAVGATIYFGSEQSRRQLVEIAEAFEYAHELGMATILWCYLRNNDFKKGAVDYHAAADLTGQADRLGVTIKADIVKQKLPTNNGGFKAIGFGKIDERMYTELASEHPIDLCRYQVANGYMGRVGLINSGGESHGSSDLRDAVITAVVNKRAGGMGLISGRKAFQKPMNEGVELLNTIQDVYLDSSITIA, from the coding sequence ATGAGTAAAGTAGTAGAATTATTAAGAGATAAGGCCTGTTATTACCTGGACCACACTTGCGAAACCATTGATAAATCATTGATTCATGTTCCGTCTCCCGATACAATAGATAAAATCTGGATTGATTCGGACCGGAGCATCAGAGTATTGAACAGTCTGCAAACGTTGTTGGGACATGGCCGCCTGGCAAATACCGGTTATGTGTCTATACTTCCTGTCGATCAGGACATCGAACATACTGCCGGAGCATCGTTTGCCCCCAATCCGATCTATTTCGATCCGGAAAATATCGTAAAACTGGCTATTGAAGGAGGCTGTAATGGAGTAGCTTCTACCTTTGGGATTCTTGGATCCGTAGCACGTAAATATGCCCATAAAATACCTTTTATCGTTAAGTTGAATCACAATGAATTACTTTCTTATCCTAACAGTTTCGACCAAGTATTGTTTGGTACCGTTAAAGAAGCCTGGAATATGGGAGCAGTAGCGGTAGGCGCCACTATCTATTTCGGTTCGGAACAGAGTCGCCGTCAGCTCGTGGAGATAGCCGAAGCTTTTGAATATGCTCACGAACTGGGGATGGCAACCATTCTTTGGTGTTACCTGCGCAATAATGATTTCAAGAAAGGTGCTGTCGATTATCATGCTGCCGCCGACCTGACAGGACAGGCCGACCGTTTGGGAGTGACTATCAAAGCTGATATTGTGAAACAGAAACTTCCGACTAATAATGGTGGCTTCAAAGCTATCGGTTTCGGAAAGATCGACGAGCGTATGTATACCGAACTTGCTTCCGAACATCCGATTGACCTTTGCCGCTACCAGGTAGCCAACGGCTATATGGGACGCGTTGGTTTGATTAACTCCGGTGGAGAATCTCACGGTTCTTCCGATTTGCGTGATGCAGTCATTACAGCTGTAGTCAACAAACGTGCAGGAGGTATGGGATTGATTAGCGGACGTAAAGCGTTCCAGAAACCAATGAACGAAGGGGTGGAATTATTGAATACTATTCAGGATGTATATCTTGATTCGTCAATAACGATTGCATAA
- the gpmA gene encoding 2,3-diphosphoglycerate-dependent phosphoglycerate mutase: MKKIVLLRHGESAWNKENRFTGWTDVDLTEKGVAEAEKAGETLKEYGFNFDKAYTSYLKRAVKTLNCVLDKMNLDWIPVEKSWRLNEKHYGELQGLNKAETAEKYGEEQVLVWRRSYDIAPHPLSESDLRNPRFDYRYHEVPDAELPRTESLKDTIERIMPYWESDIFPSLKTAHTLLVVAHGNSLRGIIKHLKNISDEDIVKLNLPTAVPYVFEFDENLNVANDYFLGNPEEIKKLMEAVANQGKKK, encoded by the coding sequence ATGAAAAAGATAGTATTACTTCGTCACGGAGAGAGTGCATGGAATAAAGAAAATCGTTTTACGGGCTGGACAGATGTAGATCTGACAGAAAAGGGAGTTGCCGAAGCTGAAAAAGCCGGAGAGACATTGAAAGAATATGGTTTCAATTTTGATAAGGCTTATACTTCCTATTTGAAGCGTGCGGTGAAAACCTTGAACTGTGTTCTCGATAAGATGAATCTGGACTGGATACCTGTAGAGAAAAGCTGGCGCTTGAATGAAAAGCATTATGGTGAATTGCAGGGATTGAATAAAGCCGAGACTGCCGAGAAATATGGAGAAGAACAAGTGCTAGTGTGGCGTCGTAGCTATGATATAGCTCCCCATCCTCTTTCAGAAAGTGATTTGAGAAATCCCCGTTTTGATTACCGTTATCATGAAGTACCCGATGCGGAGTTGCCTCGTACTGAATCATTGAAAGATACCATTGAACGTATTATGCCTTATTGGGAAAGTGATATATTTCCTAGTCTGAAAACAGCTCATACGCTGTTGGTGGTCGCTCATGGCAATAGTTTGAGAGGCATCATCAAGCATCTAAAAAACATCTCCGATGAAGATATTGTCAAGCTGAATCTACCTACGGCTGTGCCTTACGTATTTGAGTTTGATGAAAACCTGAACGTTGCTAATGACTATTTCCTGGGAAACCCGGAAGAGATCAAAAAACTGATGGAAGCAGTAGCCAATCAGGGAAAGAAAAAATAG